CTCACTGCATATTCTGTAAACTGTCTCATAAAAGGAGACTGAAAACCTAACACAATGTCTTCCTTGGGAACTCCCACAGCTACCAAATTAGCTGCAATATCATCTTCTGTACCATTCCACTGAAGCCAAATCTTACTACCTTTAATATCAATATGAATAATACAACTATGTACCCAGTCTTGACCTTCCCACCCTACATGAACTATTTGATAATGGTCACGTTCTGTATCAAAAATTGTTTCAACTTCTATATTTCCGTTAGCTGGTTTTTGATCACTATAATCATGTAATATCTGTTGTACAAGCTGGCGATATCGAGTTAATTTATCCATTGGAAAATCACCTCTTGTTCTACATCATAGATAAGCATTTTAACTTGGTTTTCTGCTATCATCTCTTTAGGAAAATCAAGTTGAAAAAATGTTTTGTAAGTTGTTAAAGGTACTGCTAAATACAAAACACGCTCCGGTTGCCGCCGTCGTAATGCACTTCTATAATTAATAAACTGTCCTAATGCTGTATGAAATTCTGAAATAGCAGACGACCTTTCTAAAAAACTTTTGACTTCGACTGCAATTTTTTGTCCTTCACGTTCTGCTGCAATCAGCTTTTGGGCGGCTAAATCAATCGAAAGATTAACTCCTCCCACGCTAATCGTGAGTGGATCGTGAGTAATTTGCCAACCATCTTTCTGTAAAGCTGTTTTGACAACTTCATGAAAGACATCTTTAGCAGACATACATATCTATAATTATATATTTGATTTTCATTTAGCCGCATTCCATACAATTTGTCAAAACCGTTTTTTATGTAGAGACGTTCTATAAAACGTCCCTACATTTATGATTAGGGATTATTCTATCCCTTCAATCCGGTCTTCAACTTCTTGGTACAACTCGCGCAGACGATCTAAATTATCCTCGCTAGTCTCCCAATAACCGCGTCCATTCACTTCCAACAAAGTTGATACAATCTTGCGGAAAGAATGGGGATTAAGGTTCAGCAACCGCTTCTGCATTTCTTCATCTTTGATGAAGGTTTCGTTTGTATCCTCATAAATCCAGTTATCCACAGCGCCGGCTGTCGCACTCCAACCTGTTGTATTAACCAACCGCTTGGAGAGTTCGCGCACACCTTCATAACCGTGAGACAGCATCCCCTCGTACCACTTGGGATTTAATAATTTGGTACGCGCATCCAAACGCACGGTTTCTGATAATGTCCGCACTTGAGCGTTAGCTGTGGTTGTGTCTGCAATATAAGATGCTGGTTTTTTACCATCACCGCGCAGACTTGCCACCAGCTTAGTAGGATCTGAATCGAAGTAGTGGGAAACATCCGTTAAGCTAATCTCGGAAGAATCCAAATTTTGGAAAGTTGCATCAGCAGTTTTCAATGTACTTTCAAAAATCTGCCGGGATTCGTCCATGATTCCGGGGTTATCGGAATTGAACGAGAATGATTTCCGGTTGAGATACATTTCCTGCAACTCGGCTTCGCTGTCCCAAGTGCTGTTTTCTACCGCCAAGTTGATATTTGACGAGTAGGAACCAGAAGCGTTGGAGAAAACGCGCGTTGCTGCTTGACGCAGATTAATCCCCATTTCCTCAGCTTGTTGCAAAGCATGTTTGCGAACAAAGTTCATATCTAGGGGTTCATCTGCCTCAGCTGCCATCTTCACACCTTGATCTAGCAGGTTCATTTGGTTGATGAACAAGTCGCGGAATACACCAGAACAGTTGATTACCACATCTATTCTTGGTCGTCCCAACTCTTCTAGAGATATCAATTCCAACTTGTTCACCCGTCCCAAGGCATCGGGAACTGGACGCACGCCCACCATCCACATAATTTGGGCTAGGGATTCGCCGTAAGTTTTGATGTTATCGGTTCCCCAGAGGACACAGGCGATGGTTTCTGGCCATTTTCCATCATTTTCAGCCTTGTTACGGATCAAAAGCCTGTCTACGACAATTTTGGCTGATTGAACTGCTGCTGTTGTGGGGATGGATTGCGGATCTAAAGCATGGATATTCTTACCCGTGGGCAATACATCCGGGTTACGGATGGGATCGCCACCAGGGCCAGGTAAGATATACTCACCTTCCAAGCCTCTGAGTAATGCTCCTAGTTCGTTGTCGGCACAAACTTGTTGCAGACAGAATTCCAAATACTCAAGTAGGGGTTTTAAGGCTGCGGTGTCAACTTTGGGATAACCTGCTTTATGCAATGCTTCTACCCAAGGTTCCTTTTTACCCATGTTGAAGAAATTCAACCGGGAAACCAGAGAAACTCGTCCTTCCGCGTCGATTTGCTCTTGCACAAGGGCGGTAACTGCTGCACGGGTTGCTAAAGTGATATCTTGCAATAACTGGACATCTTCTAAAATGCCTCTGTCATTATTTTGGTAAATATCGTCAATGTTACGCCCAATGCTGTTAGCGATAATTCCGGGTAAGCCTTGAAGTCCTTCTTCTTGACGATCTAGACTAGCAATGTTTACCAGAGTTGCGATCGCTTCTTCTGCACTTGGTGGTTTACCAATAACGTGCAAACCACAAGGCAACAACCGCGACTCGATTTCCATCAACTTGCGGTAGACGTTGCCAACGATATTATCGCGATCGTCGGTACTCATGTCTCTGGCATCGGTTTCTGGCAGGTTAATATCCTTATCCAGGTTGACGATCCGGCATTTATCCATGATGCTATTGACAATGGAAACACCGCGTCCACTATCTTTCAAGGTTTGGTAGGAAGCAATTAATTCGCTGAGTTCCTTCAAACCTTTATACAAACCAGCATTTTCTGCCGGCGGTGTCAAGTAAGAAATTGTTTCGGCATAACTCCGGCGTTTGGCAATTGTCGCCTCACTCGGATTATTGGCTGCGTAGTAATACAGGTTGGGAATTGAGCCAATCAAGTTATCTGGATAACAATCACCAGACATCCCCATCTGTTTACCTGGCATGAATTCCAAGGAACCGTGTGTACCAAAGTGCAGTACAGCATCAGCTTTCCAAACTTGCTCTAGGTAAGTGTAGTAAGCAGCAAAACCGTGGTGAGGACTCGCTGAACGGGAGAATAACAACCGCATCGGGTCGCCTTCGTAACCGAATGTAGGTTGTACGCCGATGAAGACATTACCGAATTGCTTACCATAAATTAGCAAGTTTTGCCCATCACTGTTGAGATGTCCGGGAGGTGGGCCCCAGTTTTCCTCTAAGCGGTGAGAGTAGGGAGTCAGCGCCTCATACTCAGGAACCGACATTTTGTAAGCAACGTTCAGTTCTGGGCTGTTGTACTGCGCTTGGGCGTCATGGATGACTTCTTGCAGCAGCGCTTCGGCTGATTCTGGCAATTCTGGTAAGTCGTAGCCGTTATTTTTGAGGGCTTTCATCACCTCGTAGATGGAAGCGAATACATCCAAGTAAGCGGCGGTTCCAACGTTGCCTTTATCTGGCGGGAAGCTGAAAACGGTGATGGCGACTTTTTTATCAAGTTTCGGCTTGCGGCGGAGGTTCGCCCATTTTAAAGCGCGTTCGGCTACAGCTTCCACCCGATCGCGCAGTGCGATCGCTTTTCCTGTAGTCCCATCTCTACCCGATAATATTATCGGCTCAATTGCCCCATCCAATTCAGGAATCGCAATTTGCAAAGCTACTTGAATTGGATGTAACCCTAAATCGCTATCCATCCACTCTTCTGTGGTTTGGAATACTAAGGGTAACGCCACCATGTAAGGACGGTTTAAGCGTTTGAGTGATTCAATTGCTTTGGGATGATCTTGTCTAGCTGGGCCACCCACTAAAGCAAAACCAGTCAGCGATATCACTGCATCTACTAACTGTATTTTGGTAATTGGTTCGTAGAAGTAAGCATCCACAGGCTTGGAGAAATCCAAACCACCAGCAAACACAGGTAATACCCGTGCGCCCATTGCTTCCAACTCCTGCACCATTGCCACATAATGGGCATCATCGCCTGTAACTAGGTGGGTGCGTTGCAATACCAACCCGACACAAGGAGCTAAGGGATCTTTGAGATCGCTAGAAATATCCTTACGAGCTGTATACCAATTGAGGTATTCTCTGACATCCTCAAACATACTGGGAGCCAAAGGATGCCAAATCCCTAAATCGGGATAAACAACCGGCTGTTCATAAGTAGAAGGTGCAAAATCTTGTTTCTCTAAACCTTTAAATACGTATTTATCAGCTAGCATCAGCAAGAAGTTTTCCAGATTTTCTGGAGAACCACCTAGCCAATACTGAAAACTGAGCATGAAATTTCGGGCATCCTGTGCCTTGTCCATCGGTAAAAACTTCAGCACTTGCGGGAGGGTTCGCAAAAGCTTCAGCATCCCATCTTGGAATCCCGCACCGGATTTTTCTTTGCGTTTCCGCATGAATTGAGCGATCGCACTTTTTGACTGACCCAACTGTGCTAGAGAAAAGCTGCCCATTTTATTCAGGCGCATTACCTCTGGCATAGAGGGAAAGACAAC
This Nostoc sp. KVJ3 DNA region includes the following protein-coding sequences:
- a CDS encoding XisI protein — its product is MDKLTRYRQLVQQILHDYSDQKPANGNIEVETIFDTERDHYQIVHVGWEGQDWVHSCIIHIDIKGSKIWLQWNGTEDDIAANLVAVGVPKEDIVLGFQSPFMRQFTEYAVS
- a CDS encoding XisH family protein encodes the protein MSAKDVFHEVVKTALQKDGWQITHDPLTISVGGVNLSIDLAAQKLIAAEREGQKIAVEVKSFLERSSAISEFHTALGQFINYRSALRRRQPERVLYLAVPLTTYKTFFQLDFPKEMIAENQVKMLIYDVEQEVIFQWIN
- a CDS encoding magnesium chelatase subunit H codes for the protein MFTHVKSTIRHIAPDNLRGRSLIKVVYVVLESQYQSALSQAVRTINANNPNLAIEISGYLIEELRDPENYEEFKREIENANIFIASLIFIEDLAQKVVAAVEPHRDHLDVSVVFPSMPEVMRLNKMGSFSLAQLGQSKSAIAQFMRKRKEKSGAGFQDGMLKLLRTLPQVLKFLPMDKAQDARNFMLSFQYWLGGSPENLENFLLMLADKYVFKGLEKQDFAPSTYEQPVVYPDLGIWHPLAPSMFEDVREYLNWYTARKDISSDLKDPLAPCVGLVLQRTHLVTGDDAHYVAMVQELEAMGARVLPVFAGGLDFSKPVDAYFYEPITKIQLVDAVISLTGFALVGGPARQDHPKAIESLKRLNRPYMVALPLVFQTTEEWMDSDLGLHPIQVALQIAIPELDGAIEPIILSGRDGTTGKAIALRDRVEAVAERALKWANLRRKPKLDKKVAITVFSFPPDKGNVGTAAYLDVFASIYEVMKALKNNGYDLPELPESAEALLQEVIHDAQAQYNSPELNVAYKMSVPEYEALTPYSHRLEENWGPPPGHLNSDGQNLLIYGKQFGNVFIGVQPTFGYEGDPMRLLFSRSASPHHGFAAYYTYLEQVWKADAVLHFGTHGSLEFMPGKQMGMSGDCYPDNLIGSIPNLYYYAANNPSEATIAKRRSYAETISYLTPPAENAGLYKGLKELSELIASYQTLKDSGRGVSIVNSIMDKCRIVNLDKDINLPETDARDMSTDDRDNIVGNVYRKLMEIESRLLPCGLHVIGKPPSAEEAIATLVNIASLDRQEEGLQGLPGIIANSIGRNIDDIYQNNDRGILEDVQLLQDITLATRAAVTALVQEQIDAEGRVSLVSRLNFFNMGKKEPWVEALHKAGYPKVDTAALKPLLEYLEFCLQQVCADNELGALLRGLEGEYILPGPGGDPIRNPDVLPTGKNIHALDPQSIPTTAAVQSAKIVVDRLLIRNKAENDGKWPETIACVLWGTDNIKTYGESLAQIMWMVGVRPVPDALGRVNKLELISLEELGRPRIDVVINCSGVFRDLFINQMNLLDQGVKMAAEADEPLDMNFVRKHALQQAEEMGINLRQAATRVFSNASGSYSSNINLAVENSTWDSEAELQEMYLNRKSFSFNSDNPGIMDESRQIFESTLKTADATFQNLDSSEISLTDVSHYFDSDPTKLVASLRGDGKKPASYIADTTTANAQVRTLSETVRLDARTKLLNPKWYEGMLSHGYEGVRELSKRLVNTTGWSATAGAVDNWIYEDTNETFIKDEEMQKRLLNLNPHSFRKIVSTLLEVNGRGYWETSEDNLDRLRELYQEVEDRIEGIE